A portion of the Terriglobia bacterium genome contains these proteins:
- a CDS encoding outer membrane protein assembly factor: MKNKTLITILLILFWAAGVKAGAQKPETNVNSRYDVESVELSGVSGSKVSKALRDDMQKLVGEKYNQEAANELAKKLRKELRDYSVAVKVRRGDKPEHVRVIFSVERTFWKRFEVPVPPVVYHSKEGLSGAIEIPIDFHHSVFTFGAVDSADELLERNAGLRLRYENRKVGTDVVQLRIDFDAYHQTFNQATHVALAQSADVPGVYRARQTFAPSLSLIPYRDLKLSVGTSFERLQIQYPATHTQTAYVGTADIQYRHRIVSQNGFRQNFRADYTMRTATRVLDSDFVYTRHFLTADYTLSKRRNFFGAHFRGGIITGIAPLFERFSLGNSFALRGWNKFDVAPLGGARVAYGSLEYRYGDFQIFYDVGTVWDKGENPRVRHGLGFGWASRDGFFASLAFPVRLHHVTPLFMLGFRN; the protein is encoded by the coding sequence ATGAAAAACAAAACCTTAATCACCATCCTCTTGATTCTGTTTTGGGCCGCCGGGGTGAAGGCCGGCGCGCAAAAACCCGAGACTAACGTCAATTCGCGATATGACGTCGAAAGCGTCGAGCTCTCGGGAGTTTCCGGATCCAAGGTCAGCAAGGCTCTGCGTGATGACATGCAGAAACTGGTTGGAGAGAAGTACAACCAGGAGGCCGCCAATGAGCTGGCCAAGAAACTGCGCAAGGAACTGCGCGACTATTCCGTCGCGGTAAAGGTCAGGCGCGGGGACAAGCCGGAGCACGTAAGAGTGATTTTTTCGGTGGAGCGCACCTTCTGGAAACGGTTTGAAGTGCCCGTTCCGCCGGTCGTGTATCATTCCAAGGAAGGTTTGAGCGGCGCCATCGAGATCCCGATCGACTTCCACCACAGCGTTTTTACCTTTGGGGCGGTCGACAGTGCCGACGAGCTTCTGGAACGCAACGCCGGGCTGCGCCTGCGCTACGAAAACAGAAAGGTGGGAACGGACGTAGTGCAGCTGCGGATTGATTTCGATGCGTACCATCAGACCTTCAATCAGGCAACTCATGTGGCATTGGCGCAGTCTGCCGATGTTCCCGGCGTGTACCGCGCACGCCAGACTTTTGCCCCTTCGCTGTCACTGATTCCCTACCGTGATTTGAAGTTGAGCGTGGGCACCAGCTTCGAGCGCCTTCAGATTCAGTATCCGGCGACTCACACGCAGACGGCTTATGTCGGGACTGCCGACATCCAATACCGCCACCGGATAGTCAGCCAGAACGGTTTCAGACAGAATTTCCGCGCAGACTACACCATGCGGACGGCCACCCGGGTCCTCGACAGCGACTTTGTGTACACCCGTCACTTCCTGACTGCCGACTATACGCTCTCCAAGCGCCGGAACTTTTTTGGGGCGCATTTCAGGGGCGGCATCATCACCGGAATCGCGCCGCTGTTCGAGCGCTTTTCCCTGGGAAACAGTTTCGCCCTGCGGGGATGGAACAAATTTGATGTGGCGCCGCTGGGAGGAGCGCGCGTTGCATACGGCTCTCTTGAATATCGCTACGGCGACTTTCAAATCTTCTACGACGTAGGAACGGTCTGGGATAAAGGAGAAAACCCCCGGGTCAGGCATGGGCTGGGATTCGGTTGGGCTTCGAGAGACGGGTTCTTCGCATCCCTGGCTTTCCCGGTGCGGCTCCATCATGTGACCCCGTTGTTCATGCTGGGATTCAGGAATTAG
- a CDS encoding HAMP domain-containing protein produces MNRLRHKLILIFLAATLVPLAAILWMNAALLEQSLSYVATDDLDRLSKSLEVIAREYYRQAREDLKAELASGRLEGQRFTAAARASWPPFLQQFWESPDAERFVLSVPYGDRLNYLQRRGSEVWLYSRSLNSVRMEELREQIRQTRSRVEWLRQRNLPRGFTYTLILLSAIVWVLALASVVYLANRISSPIQELTAGLFQLAGGNFETRLHSRQHDEIGRAIQAFNHTAEHLQQSRDRLVYLTQVASWQMLARKMAHELKNSLTPIRLTVEEILARQPAADRRFLEQAAQVVVDEVESLERRVRAFSEFATEPPANPTALDLNALLEERIQFLSVAHPEVAYEIRPGAGLPAAWADGDQIKGILTNLLENAAEAAGPGGKVLCTTGAAEGRILVEVHDSGPGLSAEARGSLFEPSISFKKRGMGLGLSISRKNALLAGGDLKAIEGRLRGAGFRLLLPRAQA; encoded by the coding sequence TTGAACCGGCTTCGACACAAACTCATCCTGATTTTTTTGGCCGCCACCCTGGTGCCGTTGGCGGCCATCCTTTGGATGAATGCGGCCTTGCTGGAGCAAAGCCTCAGTTACGTAGCAACCGATGATCTGGACAGGCTCTCCAAGTCCCTGGAAGTCATCGCGCGCGAGTATTACCGCCAGGCGCGTGAGGACCTCAAAGCGGAGCTGGCATCAGGCCGGCTCGAGGGGCAGCGATTCACTGCCGCGGCCAGGGCAAGCTGGCCCCCGTTTCTGCAGCAGTTTTGGGAAAGCCCGGACGCGGAGCGTTTCGTGCTGTCGGTTCCTTATGGCGATCGTTTGAACTACCTGCAACGCCGCGGCTCGGAGGTCTGGCTCTACTCCAGGAGCCTGAACTCCGTCCGCATGGAGGAGTTGAGGGAGCAAATCCGCCAGACACGTTCCCGAGTGGAGTGGCTCCGGCAGCGTAACCTGCCCCGCGGCTTCACCTATACTCTGATTCTGCTGAGCGCGATCGTCTGGGTCCTTGCCTTGGCGAGCGTCGTCTACCTGGCCAACCGCATCAGCAGTCCGATTCAGGAATTGACCGCCGGCCTCTTTCAGCTGGCCGGCGGGAACTTTGAGACCAGGCTCCACTCCAGGCAGCACGATGAAATCGGCCGTGCCATCCAGGCATTCAATCACACTGCGGAGCATCTGCAACAGAGCCGCGATCGCCTTGTCTACTTGACACAGGTAGCCAGCTGGCAGATGCTGGCTCGCAAGATGGCACACGAGTTGAAGAATTCCCTGACGCCCATCCGGTTGACGGTGGAGGAAATCCTGGCGCGACAGCCGGCGGCCGACCGCCGATTTCTGGAGCAGGCCGCCCAGGTGGTGGTCGACGAGGTGGAGAGCCTGGAGCGGCGCGTGCGGGCGTTCTCCGAATTTGCCACGGAGCCGCCCGCAAATCCCACCGCACTTGATCTCAACGCGCTGCTGGAAGAGCGCATTCAATTTCTGTCGGTGGCGCATCCGGAGGTGGCTTACGAGATCAGGCCCGGCGCCGGTCTCCCTGCTGCCTGGGCGGATGGCGACCAGATCAAGGGAATCTTGACCAATCTTCTTGAGAATGCGGCAGAGGCAGCGGGCCCGGGGGGCAAGGTGCTGTGCACTACCGGAGCCGCTGAAGGAAGAATTCTGGTTGAAGTGCACGACTCGGGACCGGGATTGAGCGCGGAAGCGCGGGGATCGCTTTTTGAACCTTCGATCTCCTTCAAGAAGCGCGGCATGGGGCTCGGGCTGTCCATCTCGCGCAAAAACGCCCTTCTGGCTGGAGGGGATCTGAAGGCGATCGAAGGCCGGTTGAGAGGTGCCGGCTTCCGCCTGCTGCTCCCCAGGGCGCAAGCATGA